The sequence ATGCCGCCGGCAAAGGCGGCGAGCGGCAGCGTCCACAGGCCGAGCAGGTCGCCGGTGACGGTGATCACCAGCACTGCCCCGGCGGCCGCGCCCGAGGACAGGCCGAACAGGAACGGATCGGCCAGGTCGTTGCGCGTCGTCGTCTGCAACAGGCAGCCGACCGTGCCGAGCCCGGCCCCGACCAGCAGCGCCAGCAGCGCGCGCGGCAGGCGCAGGTCCATGACGATGCGCGCCGTCGGCCCGTCGCCGCCGGCGAGCGCGTCGATCACCGCGCGCACGGGCAGCGGCGTCGAGCCGATGGCAACGGCGGCCACCAGCAGCGCGATGACCGCCAGCAGGCTAACCGCCAGGACCAGCGCCAGCCGCATGGCTCAGAACGCCTCCGGATGCATGGCCCGGGCGAGCCGCTCGATGCCCTCGACATTCGCCGGCCCCGGCGTCAGTTCCTCATAGCGCAGAGGCAGATAGCGGGCGTTCTTCACAGCGTCGGTCTGGCTCATCACAGGGTGCGCTTCCAGGAAGGCGCGCAGCTTGTCCGCCCCGCCGCCGTCCTGGTAGTCGAGCAGGATGATGAACTGCGGGTCGGCTGCCGCCACCGCCTCCCACGAGGTGGTGCCCCAGCTGGTCTCCATGTCGGCGGTGACGTTGCGCCCGCCGGCCGCCTCGATCATCGCCGTCGGCATGGCGAAGCGGCCGGCGGTGAAGGGCTTGTCCTCGCCGGAATCGTAGAGGAACACCTTCAGCTCGCGGTTCTCGCCGATGCGCTCGGCCAGCTCCGCCATCCGTGCCTTCCAGCCGTCGACCAGCGCCTGCGCCTCGGCCTCCTTGCCGAAGATGGTGCCGAGCCGCAGCATGTCGCCATAGAGCAGGTCGAGCGAGGCGGCGGGTCGCGCCTTGTCCAGATGGATGCAGCTCTCGGTGAGGATCAGCGTCTTGATGCCGTGCGGCGCCAGCGTGTCCGGGGTGACGTCGCCGCCCGGCTTCATGCCGTAGTACCAGCCGGCGAAGAACAGGTCCGGATCGGCCGCGACGAGATTTTCCAGCGTCGGATATTTCGGCGCGATCTCGGGGATGTCGCCGCGCTTGCGCTCGAACTCCTCGCTGGTCTTGTACCAGCCGCTGATGCCGCTGACGCCAACCATCCGGTCCTGCAGGCCGAGCGCGAAGGCCATCTCGCTCATGTTGATGTCCTGCACCACGATGCGCTCGGGCGCAGCCTCGAAGGTCAGCGGCGTCCCGCAATTGTCGACGGTGACGGGAAAGGCGAGGGCCGGTGCGGCAAGGGCCATCGCAGCGGTGAACAGGGAAAGGCGCTTGAGGCCGGGCTTCTTCATGGGGGACAGACTCCTCGTGAGGATGAAAAACCGTGGAACGCTGGGAAAAGGTGAGGGCGCGGCTCAGCCGCGCGTCGCCACCGCACGCAGATGCGGCGCGCCGGGCGCGGGACGCTCGGGTCCTGAAAGCTCTGATCCTGAAAGCTCGCCGGCGATGCCGGTGCCGAACCGCCCCTCGATGGGGATGTCCAGCACGCTGATCTGGCGGGCCTCCACCGGATGCTGCATCCGGTGCATGTCGACGCTGAAGACCGCACGCACCCGCTCGCTCGACAGCACCTCGACCGGATGGCCGTGCGCGACCAGCCGGCCGCCCTGGATCAGCGCCACATGGCTGGCGAAGGCCTCGATCAGGGTCAGGTCGTGTAAGGCCGCGACCACGGTGATGCCGAGGCCGGAGACGAGGCTGAGCAGCTCGCCGCGCGCCAGCGGATCGAGATGGTTCGTCGGCTCGTCCAGGACCAGGATGCGCGGACGCTGGCAGATGGCGCGGGCGATCTTCGCCCGCTGGCGCTCGCCGCCGGAAATCTCGCTCATGCGCCGGTCGGAAAAGCGCGTCAGGTCGGCCAGCGTCAGCGCCTCCTGCGTTGCCCTGGCGCGGGCCTCGCGCCCGCCGGTGCGGTGATGCGGCAGCTGGCCGAGCGAGACGTATTGCGAGACGGTCAGCCGGTCGTCGCTTTCCTCGCTCTGGCCGACATAGGCGATGACGCGGGCGCGCTCGGTGATCGGCACATTGCGATATGGCCTGCCGCCGAGCAGCATTTCGCCGCCGGTCGGCTCGCTCAGCCCGGCGATCAGCCGGATCAGCGTCGACTTGCCCGCGCCGTTCGGCCCGGCAATGACGAGGATCTCGCCGTCATGCACATGCAGCGTCAGGTCGGAGAGGAGCGCGTCCGCGCCGCGCGGCCGGTAGGCGACCTCGCGCAGCTCCAGCACCACCGGGGTTCCGCTGTGATGGCTCATGCGCCGTTCTCCCGGCCCGGCGATCCGGGGTCGAAAGCGGGCAGGGCGGGCATGCGCGCCAGCGTCTTGCCCTTCAGCCCGTCGGGGCGCTGCAGCGAGGAGCACCAGCCGTCTTCGAGTTCGCCATATTGCCGGGCGAAGGCGACAAGCGTCTCCACATCGCGTTCCGGCTCGATGTCGCCGAACAGATAGCTCGCCTTGCCGTCGGCCTGATAGGCGACCGTGCAGGGGCGCGAGCAGCCGGCCATGCAGGCCGCACCCGCCACGCTCACATGCGCCAGGCCTCCCTCGGCAAGTGCGGCGCTCAGGGCCTCGATCAGGTCCTTGCCCGGCTGTTCGCGCGTTTGCGGATCGCGGCAGGTGGTGCACACGGTGATGCGGTGCCGGCGCGTATCGGGAGCTGCGTCCATGCGGCGTTCGCCGAGCGCCAGGTCATGCGCCATGGCGATGCCCCGCACGTTCGCCCGCAAGGTTCGGCAGGCTGCGGATAAAGGCCCTGGATGGGCGGAAAATGGACTCGTTGCGTGTCATGGCTACCTTCCCGGAACACCCCGTCCGGTCGTCGTTGCGGGAGATGGCAGGTCTCCTGGCTCGCGGGTCCGGTCCGGCCGCGCCTTCCCGCCCGGCTTCGGGCAGTGGCATCGTGCGGCTGGACCTGGGCCATTCGTCCGGTAAAGGACGTCGGCCCCGGCCGCTTACAGTTGCGGGGGCAGCCACGGTCTCGGCCCCTGATGGGTACGCCTCACCGTGTTCCCTTTTCATGCCTCTGGCGGTTCGGCCGTCGGCAACCATCGCCGCCAAACTGGCAGATGACGGGGACCGCATCAAGACCAATCGCCCAAAGCCATCGCCGCCGTCTCACGCCGCGGCGCTGCCCCAGGCGGGGAAGGGGTCGTCGAGCCCGGTCCAGCGCTCCGGATGGAAGCCCGTATCGGCGACCAGCGCCGCGTCGAGTTCGGCGCGGATCGCCGCCTCGTCCATGCC comes from Stappia sp. 28M-7 and encodes:
- a CDS encoding ABC transporter ATP-binding protein — translated: MSHHSGTPVVLELREVAYRPRGADALLSDLTLHVHDGEILVIAGPNGAGKSTLIRLIAGLSEPTGGEMLLGGRPYRNVPITERARVIAYVGQSEESDDRLTVSQYVSLGQLPHHRTGGREARARATQEALTLADLTRFSDRRMSEISGGERQRAKIARAICQRPRILVLDEPTNHLDPLARGELLSLVSGLGITVVAALHDLTLIEAFASHVALIQGGRLVAHGHPVEVLSSERVRAVFSVDMHRMQHPVEARQISVLDIPIEGRFGTGIAGELSGSELSGPERPAPGAPHLRAVATRG
- a CDS encoding DUF1636 domain-containing protein, translating into MAHDLALGERRMDAAPDTRRHRITVCTTCRDPQTREQPGKDLIEALSAALAEGGLAHVSVAGAACMAGCSRPCTVAYQADGKASYLFGDIEPERDVETLVAFARQYGELEDGWCSSLQRPDGLKGKTLARMPALPAFDPGSPGRENGA
- a CDS encoding ABC transporter substrate-binding protein — protein: MKKPGLKRLSLFTAAMALAAPALAFPVTVDNCGTPLTFEAAPERIVVQDINMSEMAFALGLQDRMVGVSGISGWYKTSEEFERKRGDIPEIAPKYPTLENLVAADPDLFFAGWYYGMKPGGDVTPDTLAPHGIKTLILTESCIHLDKARPAASLDLLYGDMLRLGTIFGKEAEAQALVDGWKARMAELAERIGENRELKVFLYDSGEDKPFTAGRFAMPTAMIEAAGGRNVTADMETSWGTTSWEAVAAADPQFIILLDYQDGGGADKLRAFLEAHPVMSQTDAVKNARYLPLRYEELTPGPANVEGIERLARAMHPEAF